The sequence GATCCAGACGTTCCTTACAGCAGGCGCTTTTGTGTGCGGGGCTACCTGTGGCGCCTGTTTGGGCGGACACATGGGCGTACTCGCGGCGGGAGAACGCTGCGTGAGCACAACTAACCGGAACTTTATCGGACGGATGGGACACAAGGATTCCGAGGTGTATCTTGCGAGTCCTGCAGTCGTCGCCGCATCGGCACTTACCGGGCGGATAACCGACCCGACGGCGTTGTAGTACGCATGCAAACAGCTTTGGCTGCGGCTTCACTCACACCACCGGACACGTACTGACGTGTAGTCTGTTCAAATCCCGCACAAAGCCCATCCAACCAGAAGGTTTAAATAGGGCAAAAAAGAAGTACTACTGCAATAAAGGAGGAGAAAACCATGAAACAAATGAGAGTTACTTCCGTATTTGTTACAGCTTTTTTGGTAACCGCAGTCCTTGCTGGCCTCGTCCCAGCGGCAGTGGGAGCAGACGGGGGAGATGCGCTCTTCGCTGCTCTACAGCCCTACGTTGATATCTACAACGCAAACGTTGAGAATATACCGGTTATCAATAGTCTCATTGGCGCGGAGCGAATTCGCGGTGAAATTGCACTGAACGATGGATCTTCGCTTGTCGTCAGTATAGTAACCGACGCTGATGCAAAGGTAACAAGCTTTGAAAAGGGCGAGATTAGCGATCCGACGATTAAGGCGTCTACCGACGAGAACACCGTTCGCAGTATCATAACTGCAGCCGATCCGATTGCTGCATTTCAGGATGCGTTAAATAGCGGGGCGATACACTTTAAAGGCGTGGGAATGGGTAGCAAAGTAAAGGTCGGCCTGCTGAAAGTCGGATTAAAACTAGCGGGTTTCTTTACGTGATTACGCATACAGGTGAAGACACGAGGGGTCAGTTAGTAGTTTGAACTATTTAGAGGAAGATAGAGAGAACTAGGTGAATAAACGACAGACAGGTGAACGAGAAATGAGAATCTGGAAGTTTGGCGACAACGTGGATACCGATCAGATCATTCCTGCGGAATACCTGACGACGGGCGACGCGAAGAAGCTCGCAGCGCATGCGTTCGTTAATATGCGACCCGAATTCGCGAGAGAGGTGCAGGAGGGCGATATCATTGTAGCCGCGGAGAACTTCGGCTGCGGCAGCTCGCGAGAGCATGCGCCACGCGCATTAATCGGCGCGGGCGTACGGTGCGTGATTGCAAAGAGCTTTGCACGGATCTTCTTCAGGAATTCGATTAATATCGGGCTGCCGGTGATTGAAGCGGACGTCTTCAATAAGATAGACGAAGGAGATCAAATAGAAATCCGGTTTGACGACGGTATAATAAAGAACCTCACGAAAGATGAAGAATACCACTTCAACCCGCTGCCTGAGTTTATGCAGAAACTCCTGGAGAGCGGAGGCTTGATTAATTATATAAAGAGGCAGATACCATCAGCGGAAGGGAGATAGATGATAAAAGCAGGGATAATAGGCGGAACGGGGTATACTGGTCTCGAGTTGATCCGATTGCTGGTGCAGCATCCACAGGTGCGCATCTCGGTTGTGACGTCTCGGCGATACAAAGGGAAGACGGTAAGCGAGGTTAATCCGTACCTATTCCCGTTTATCGAACTCGAATATGAAGACGTTGATACCAAAGAGATTGCGGATAGAAGTGATATTGTCTTTGTCGCAACCCCGCACGGCAGTGCAATGGATTACGTGCCCGCGTTGATGGAGCGAGGCACGCGGGTAATAGATCTGAGCGCAGACTATCGATTGACGCGATCGGAATACGAACGGGTATATAAACGCGAGCATAAGGACAAAGAGGAGCGCAATGCGGTTTATGGGCTGACGGAATTGCATCCCGAAGTAGCGGATGCGACCTTGGTGGGCAATCCCGGTTGCTACCCCACCGGAGCGGTACTCGCGGTTGTACCGCTGGTAAAAGCCGGACTGGTCCGGCAGGTACTCT is a genomic window of Methanomicrobia archaeon containing:
- a CDS encoding N-acetyl-gamma-glutamyl-phosphate reductase; its protein translation is MIKAGIIGGTGYTGLELIRLLVQHPQVRISVVTSRRYKGKTVSEVNPYLFPFIELEYEDVDTKEIADRSDIVFVATPHGSAMDYVPALMERGTRVIDLSADYRLTRSEYERVYKREHKDKEERNAVYGLTELHPEVADATLVGNPGCYPTGAVLAVVPLVKAGLVRQVLFDSKSGISGAGAEPTETSHYPNLAENIVPYQITSHRHVAEMRQELGVNLSFTPHVLPAIRGILTTAHVFLHERVSKSREEIEEIYTQFYNGKRFVRLRTGVPSLGAVRGTNFCDIGFEIEEGSDRIVVMSTIDNLVKGGSGQAVQNMNLMFGLDEAEGLWFPGLAP
- a CDS encoding 3-isopropylmalate dehydratase small subunit, which encodes MRIWKFGDNVDTDQIIPAEYLTTGDAKKLAAHAFVNMRPEFAREVQEGDIIVAAENFGCGSSREHAPRALIGAGVRCVIAKSFARIFFRNSINIGLPVIEADVFNKIDEGDQIEIRFDDGIIKNLTKDEEYHFNPLPEFMQKLLESGGLINYIKRQIPSAEGR